A DNA window from Massilia putida contains the following coding sequences:
- a CDS encoding pilus assembly protein PilM produces the protein MISLGSLFGQKSPPLVGLDISTSGVRLVELSDGGKGELRLERHAAEPLPRGAVVDGNIENIDAVSDAVRRVVQKSGTRIKHVALGMPPAAVITKKIILPAGLPEDQLEVQVESEASQYIPFALDEVSLDFDVIGPAANSPDDMEVMLAAARCEKVEDRVAIAEAAGLTALVMDIESYAARAALQRLLDADKGPNDRIVALFQIGANATHLSVLQNGETVYEREQPFGGLQLTQDIVRAYGLTFEEAETRKKAGDLPDNYRADLLAPWLENAALEVTRAIQFFYTSTPYTRIDQILLAGGSTQLPGLPDIIAGRTRIATSVVAPFHGMQLGPSVREQQLRLDAPGYLVACGLALRRFG, from the coding sequence GTGATCAGTCTAGGTTCCTTGTTCGGACAAAAGAGCCCGCCCTTGGTCGGGCTCGACATCAGTACGTCCGGCGTGCGCCTGGTCGAGTTGTCGGATGGCGGCAAGGGCGAATTGCGGCTGGAGCGCCATGCGGCGGAGCCGCTGCCGCGCGGCGCCGTCGTCGACGGCAACATCGAAAACATCGACGCGGTGTCGGACGCGGTGCGCCGCGTCGTGCAGAAGAGCGGTACCCGCATCAAGCACGTGGCGCTCGGCATGCCGCCGGCCGCCGTCATCACCAAAAAGATCATCCTGCCGGCCGGCCTGCCGGAAGACCAGCTCGAAGTGCAGGTCGAGTCCGAGGCCAGCCAGTACATCCCGTTCGCGCTGGACGAGGTCAGCCTCGACTTCGACGTGATCGGGCCGGCCGCCAATTCGCCCGACGACATGGAAGTGATGCTGGCCGCCGCGCGCTGCGAAAAAGTCGAGGACCGCGTCGCCATCGCCGAAGCGGCGGGCTTGACGGCCCTCGTGATGGACATCGAATCGTATGCCGCCCGTGCCGCGCTGCAGCGCCTGCTGGATGCGGACAAAGGCCCGAACGACCGCATCGTCGCGCTGTTCCAGATCGGCGCCAACGCCACGCACCTGTCGGTGCTGCAGAACGGCGAGACCGTGTACGAGCGCGAGCAGCCGTTCGGCGGCCTGCAGCTGACCCAGGACATCGTGCGCGCCTACGGCCTCACGTTCGAAGAGGCGGAAACGCGCAAGAAGGCGGGCGACCTGCCGGACAATTATCGCGCCGACCTGCTCGCGCCGTGGCTGGAAAACGCCGCGCTGGAAGTCACGCGCGCGATTCAGTTCTTCTACACGTCGACGCCGTATACGCGCATCGACCAGATTCTCCTCGCCGGCGGCAGCACCCAGCTGCCCGGCCTGCCCGACATCATCGCGGGCCGCACGCGCATCGCCACGTCCGTCGTGGCGCCGTTCCACGGCATGCAGCTGGGCCCGAGCGTGCGCGAGCAGCAACTGCGGCTGGACGCGCCCGGCTATCTGGTCGCCTGCGGCCTCGCCCTGCGGAGGTTCGGCTGA
- a CDS encoding PilN domain-containing protein — protein sequence MVRINLLPHREAKRKQKQTAFAALLALGAVAGAALVLLVGGYNASRIAVQNERNLVLKNANAELDKKISKIASLKSEIEALKARQQAVEDLQGDRNQPVYLLDELVRQTPEGVYLKGFKQDGQRVMLNGYAQSQERVAELLRNLSGGSPWLERPDLTEVRAATLAQSKTGRKVVEFTLYVAIKRARQNDDDGKPSTAKTGANAATTAGTKS from the coding sequence ATGGTCCGCATTAACCTGCTCCCGCACCGGGAAGCGAAGCGCAAGCAGAAGCAGACCGCGTTCGCCGCGTTGCTGGCGCTGGGCGCCGTGGCCGGCGCCGCGCTCGTGCTGCTCGTGGGCGGCTACAACGCCAGCCGCATCGCCGTCCAGAACGAACGCAACCTGGTGCTCAAGAACGCCAACGCGGAACTGGACAAGAAGATCAGCAAGATCGCCAGCCTGAAATCGGAGATCGAGGCGCTCAAGGCGCGCCAGCAGGCTGTCGAAGACCTGCAGGGCGACCGCAACCAGCCCGTCTACCTGCTCGACGAACTGGTGCGCCAGACGCCGGAAGGCGTGTACCTCAAGGGCTTCAAGCAGGACGGCCAGCGCGTCATGCTGAACGGTTATGCGCAGTCGCAGGAGCGCGTGGCGGAACTGCTGCGCAACCTGTCAGGCGGCTCGCCGTGGCTCGAACGCCCGGACCTGACCGAAGTCCGCGCGGCCACGCTCGCGCAAAGCAAGACCGGGCGCAAGGTCGTCGAATTCACGCTGTACGTCGCGATCAAGCGCGCCCGCCAGAACGACGACGACGGCAAGCCGTCCACCGCAAAAACGGGCGCAAACGCGGCAACAACGGCAGGCACCAAGTCATGA
- a CDS encoding penicillin-binding protein 1A has translation MKASQNGASPAPQSTPPKHTPKRILLTILATLAGLAVCGVLVVVFALAMAYPNLPALDTLTDYRPKMPLRIFTADNVLIGEFGEERRTLVHFKDIPDVMKKAVLAIEDDRFYEHGGVDYWGILRAAVHNATGGTRQGASTITQQVARNFFLSSEQTLKRKAYEALLAYKIEKNLTKDQILEVYMNQIYLGQRAFGFSSAAQIYFGKDLKDISVAEAAMLAGLPKAPSAYNPVVNPKRARVRQQYILQRMHDLHYITDAQYEQAKNEELKIKTDSTAFGVHAEYVAEMARQLVYEQFKEDTYTRGLNVFTTITKSDQDAAYLALRRGVMDYERRHPYRGPEKYIEIPSTKGEADEAIEAELAEHPDSDDIVAAVVLSASPTQVKAVLASGEDITITGAGLAFAKDWLSPKAAETRRMRRGAVIRVTQDGGSSWNITQLPEVESAFIAVNPDDGAIRALVGGFDFNRSKFNHVTQAWRQPGSSFKPFIYSASLERGFSPATVINDAPISFDAGATGGQAWEPKNYDNKYEGPMTMRRGLTKSKNMISIRILNKIGARYGQEYATRFGFDPDKNPPYLTLALGAGATTPLQMAGAYSVFANGGYRISPYLISKVTDADGKVLSEARPDRAGVDANRVIDERNAWLMDSMLKDVARYGTAAKASQVLKRPDIAGKTGTTNDSIDAWFAGYQPHLVGIAWIGYDQPRNLGNKETGGGLALPIWIGFMQKALKNEPVLDRPVPPGLVQYGDEFYYAENPPGTGVQSLDVGAAQPAAEQKSRDAVRNELF, from the coding sequence ATGAAAGCATCCCAAAACGGGGCCAGCCCCGCGCCGCAGTCCACGCCGCCGAAACACACCCCCAAGCGCATCCTGTTGACCATCCTCGCCACGCTGGCGGGCCTGGCCGTCTGCGGCGTGCTGGTGGTCGTGTTCGCGCTGGCGATGGCTTATCCGAACCTGCCGGCCCTCGACACCCTCACCGACTACCGGCCGAAGATGCCGCTGCGGATCTTCACGGCCGACAACGTGCTGATCGGCGAATTCGGCGAGGAGCGCCGCACCCTCGTCCACTTCAAGGACATCCCCGACGTGATGAAGAAGGCCGTGCTCGCGATCGAGGACGACCGTTTCTACGAACACGGCGGCGTCGACTACTGGGGCATCCTGCGCGCGGCCGTGCACAACGCCACCGGCGGCACGCGCCAGGGCGCATCGACCATCACCCAGCAGGTGGCCCGCAATTTCTTCCTGTCGTCCGAACAGACCCTCAAGCGCAAGGCCTACGAGGCCCTGCTCGCGTACAAGATCGAGAAGAACCTCACCAAGGACCAGATCCTCGAGGTCTACATGAACCAGATCTATCTGGGGCAGCGCGCATTCGGTTTCTCGTCGGCCGCGCAGATCTACTTCGGCAAGGATCTGAAGGACATCTCGGTCGCGGAAGCGGCGATGCTGGCCGGCCTGCCCAAGGCGCCGTCGGCGTACAACCCGGTCGTCAATCCGAAGCGCGCGCGCGTGCGCCAACAATACATCCTGCAGCGCATGCACGACCTGCACTACATCACGGATGCCCAGTACGAACAGGCAAAGAACGAAGAACTCAAGATCAAGACGGACAGCACCGCGTTCGGCGTGCATGCCGAATACGTGGCCGAGATGGCGCGCCAGCTGGTCTACGAGCAGTTCAAGGAAGACACCTATACGCGCGGCCTGAACGTGTTCACGACGATCACCAAGTCCGACCAGGACGCCGCCTACCTGGCGCTGCGCCGCGGCGTGATGGACTACGAGCGCCGCCACCCGTACCGCGGCCCGGAAAAATACATCGAGATCCCGTCCACCAAGGGCGAGGCCGACGAAGCCATCGAGGCGGAACTGGCCGAGCATCCGGATTCGGACGACATCGTCGCCGCCGTCGTGCTGTCGGCGTCGCCCACGCAGGTGAAGGCAGTGCTGGCCTCGGGCGAGGACATCACGATCACCGGCGCCGGCCTGGCGTTCGCTAAGGACTGGCTGTCGCCGAAAGCGGCCGAGACCCGGCGCATGCGCCGCGGCGCCGTCATCCGGGTCACGCAGGACGGCGGCTCGTCGTGGAACATCACGCAACTGCCGGAAGTGGAATCGGCCTTCATCGCGGTGAATCCGGACGACGGCGCGATCCGCGCGCTGGTGGGCGGCTTCGATTTCAACCGCAGCAAGTTCAATCACGTGACGCAGGCCTGGCGCCAGCCGGGGTCCTCGTTCAAGCCGTTCATCTATTCGGCATCGCTGGAGCGGGGCTTCTCGCCGGCGACCGTCATCAACGACGCGCCGATCTCGTTCGACGCCGGGGCGACGGGCGGCCAGGCGTGGGAACCGAAAAACTACGACAACAAGTACGAAGGCCCGATGACGATGCGGCGTGGCCTGACGAAGTCGAAGAACATGATTTCGATCCGCATCCTGAACAAGATCGGCGCCCGCTACGGCCAGGAATACGCGACCCGCTTCGGCTTCGATCCCGATAAGAATCCGCCGTACCTGACGCTCGCGCTGGGCGCGGGCGCGACGACGCCGCTGCAGATGGCCGGCGCCTATTCCGTGTTCGCCAACGGCGGCTACCGCATCAGTCCCTACCTCATCTCCAAGGTGACGGATGCGGATGGCAAGGTGTTGTCGGAAGCCCGTCCGGACCGCGCCGGCGTCGACGCCAACCGCGTCATCGACGAGCGCAACGCGTGGCTGATGGACAGCATGCTCAAGGACGTGGCCCGCTACGGCACGGCGGCCAAGGCGTCGCAGGTGCTGAAGCGCCCGGACATCGCGGGCAAGACGGGGACGACGAACGATTCGATCGACGCCTGGTTCGCGGGCTACCAGCCGCACCTGGTGGGCATCGCGTGGATCGGCTACGACCAGCCGCGCAACCTGGGCAACAAGGAAACGGGCGGCGGCCTGGCGCTGCCGATCTGGATCGGCTTCATGCAGAAGGCGCTCAAGAACGAGCCGGTGCTCGACCGTCCGGTGCCGCCGGGGCTCGTGCAGTACGGCGACGAGTTCTATTACGCCGAGAACCCGCCGGGCACGGGGGTGCAGTCGCTCGACGTCGGCGCGGCACAGCCGGCGGCCGAACAGAAGTCGCGCGACGCCGTCCGCAACGAATTGTTTTAA